A single region of the Montipora capricornis isolate CH-2021 chromosome 13, ASM3666992v2, whole genome shotgun sequence genome encodes:
- the LOC138028561 gene encoding uncharacterized protein → MATRKLLVRVMNDPNNKRTFKKFRIEEFPEMDVQSTTRMLVDMYGEHLGFSEAERAEIGYIGYSNKKFKITSNDDLQRAFESGELHKNQQAVFYICRKQEESASKRTAKDVAQGKTAPVQVSPDDSETDSDDSSKNKRPRKQSKGKSLEKTIERLRSIHEDKWGLGEYRLWATALERGHHSSYQEPPDYPVFSNTSKKRTKSASELTQALTEVASVFLKSSRSDVSSHAEQASADKATYNRTELLKQMQMLSELYQSGALSKEEFEEQKKNVLRDISKC, encoded by the exons ATGGCTACCCGTAAATTATTAGTTCGGGTAATGAACGACCCCAACAATAAGAgaacttttaaaaaattcaggattgAAGAGTTCCCGGAGATGGATGTACAGAGTACCACGCGAATGCTTGTTGATATGTATGGAGAACACCTTGGTTTCAGTGAGGCAGAAAGGGCTGAAATTGGTTATATCGGctattcaaacaaaaaatttaaaattacatcAAATGATGACCTTCAGAGGGCTTTCGAAAGTGGCGAACTGCACAAGAATCAGCAAGCAGTCTTCTATATATGTAGAAAGCAGGAAGAGAGCGCTTCAAAACGAACTGCCAAAGATGTCGCGCAAG GAAAAACAGCCCCAGTGCAAGTGTCCCCAGACGACAGCGAGACAGATTCGGACGATTCCTCGAAAAACAAGAGACCACGAAAACAGTCGAAGGGAAAATCACTGGAAAAAACTATCGAACGACTACGTTCCATCCACGAAGATAAGTGGGGCCTCGGAGAATACAGGCTGTGGGCAACCGCATTG GAAAGGGGACATCACAGTAGTTATCAAGAGCCACCAGACTACCCTGTATTCTCAAATACTTCCAAGAAACGAACCAAAAGCGCATCTGAGCTTACACAAGCATTAACTGAAGTAGCATCTGTATTTCTAAAAAGCAGCAGATCCGACGTATCTTCCCATGCTGAACAG GCATCCGCTGATAAAGCCACATACAACAGGACAGAGCTATTAAAACAGATGCAGATGCTAAGCGAGCTATACCAATCAGGAGCTCTCTCCAAAGAAGAATTCgaagaacagaagaaaaatgtCCTGCGTGACATCTCAAAATGTTAG
- the LOC138028560 gene encoding uncharacterized protein translates to MPAPYSLDLRWRIIELHIVENKTKRSIARHLRISMSTVHRILQRLAEYGHVRPARIGRPDIAALLTRAQLLVLMEHVLNNPTSYLKEMEQYLIDSTGSSSNLVGLHRILRHNGYSYKRVKKIALRKNLELRREYQETIAVFRPEEFVFLDECFFDRGVTRNYGYNVRGQIATGRYVNPRSPRVTSISAVSYDGLIAAHMTRKTLNGRRFKRFLRNEIAPQLQPYNGVNDRSVVVMDNHAAHHVAGVEEIVEATGALLLYLPPYCPELNPIEGVFSIVKGWLRANDLMFLITPDPQEMILRGFFHVTRSDVQSLYTHCGYS, encoded by the exons ATGCCTGCTCCATATAGCTTGGATCTTCGCTGGCGTATCATAGAGCTGCACATTGTAGAGAACAAAACTAAGAGGTCTATAGCGCGCCATTTAAGGATATCAATGTCTACAGTGCACCGTATACTACAAAGATTGGCAGAATATGGTCACGTACGCCCGGCAAGAATAGGAAGGCCAGACATTGCAGCGTTGTTAACAAGAGCGCAGCTTCTTGTGCTCATGGAACACGTATTGAACAATCCCACAAGTTATTTGAAGGAAATGGAGCAATATTTAATTGATTCAACCGGGAGCTCTTCAAACTTAGTCGGTCTTCATCGTATTTTGAGGCACAATGGCTACTCATACAAACGG GTGAAGAAAATAGCCCTTCGAAAAAATTTAGAGCTCAGACGGGAGTATCAAGAGACTATTGCTGTCTTTCGTCCAGAGGAGTTTGTGTTTTTGGATGAGTGCTTTTTT GATCGTGGAGTAACCAGAAATTATGGTTATAACGTGAGAGGACAGATTGCTACGGGTCGGTATGTAAATCCTCGTTCTCCAAGAGTTACATCTATATCAGCTGTCAGTTATGATGGCCTTATAGCGGCACACATGACAAGGAAAACGCTGAATGGCAGAAGGTTTAAACGCTTCCTGAGGAATGAGATCGCACCCCAGCTTCAGCCGTATAACGGAGTCAATGACCGATCTGTTGTTGTTATGG ATAACCATGCAGCCCATCACGTCGCAGGTGTAGAGGAGATTGTAGAGGCTACTGGGGCACTTCTTTTATATCTCCCACCTTATTGTCCCGAATTAAATCCAATCGAAGGAGTATTTTCTATAGTAAAAGGATGGCTTCGAGCAAACGATTTGATGTTTCTTATCACGCCAGACCCACAAGAAATGATATTGAGGGGATTCTTTCACGTCACTAGAAGTGATGTACAATCACTTTATACACACTGTGGTTATTCATAA